From Dermochelys coriacea isolate rDerCor1 chromosome 15, rDerCor1.pri.v4, whole genome shotgun sequence, a single genomic window includes:
- the SLC8B1 gene encoding mitochondrial sodium/calcium exchanger protein isoform X2 — MALWPVSGRAFCILRVLWMLSCGAGTSGADAGSPRSRDVGSRMPPLLEIRRESDGIQGAQHQGRPVDCWEVRSQNSSEWCHFIQTNPDCQMDSGFLNYLDGIFCVFPSALLPLVVTLYALWLLYLFLILGVTAEKFFCPNLSAISTNLRLAHNVAGVTFLAFGNGAPDVFSAVVAFSDPRTAGLAIGALFGAGVFVTTVVAGGIALLKPFTVASRPFLRDAVFYMVAVFLTFTMLYFRRITLAGALSYLGLYLFYVLTVVICTWIHRRQRGEGLSPTGSSQPEHMSYPEDEESPSSSVHSGEYEEEYRPLLPSEEGTLQILTKSMNPLDRRKWRRKSCYWRFLKVFKMPVEFVMLLTVPVVDPDQEDHNWKRPLNCLHLITSPLVCILTLKSGAYGLYKIQGVFPVWGLGLLIGAFLAATVFCTTKNEEPPKYHCVFAFLGFLASALWINAVATEVVNVLRTLGVVFQLSNTVLGLTLLAWGNSIGDTFSDLTMARHGYPRMAFSACFGGIIFNMLVGVGLGCVLQMTSGHLVVQLELDGLLVWILAGALGLSLVFSFILVPAQCFQLGRGYGVCLLLYYVAFLTVALLTEFKVIRLTTL; from the exons ATGGCCCTGTGGCCTGTGAGTGGGAGGGCTTTCTGCATTCTGCGTGTGCTTTGGATGCTGAGCTGTGGTGCTGGTACTTCAGGAGCTGATGCTGGATCACCACGATCACGGGATGTTGGGAGCCGAATGCCCCCCCTATTGGAAATCAGGAGGGAGTCTGATGGCATCCAGGGTGCCCAGCACCAGGGCAGGCCTGTAGAT TGCTGGGAAGTGCGGAGCCAGAACAGCTCCGAGTGGTGCCACTTCATCCAGACCAACCCGGACTGCCAAATGGACAGTGGCTTCCTCAACTACCTGGATGGGATCTTCTGCGTCTTCCCCTCGGCGCTGCTGCCACTGGTGGTGACCTTATAC GCGCTCTGGCTGCTGTATCTGTTCCTCATCCTCGGAGTGACAGCTGAGAAGTT CTTTTGCCCCAACTTATCTGCAATCTCCACCAATCTGAGACTGGCCCACAACGTAGCA GGTGTCACCTTCCTGGCCTTTGGGAATGGCGCACCTGATGTCTTCAGTGCTGTGGTGGCTTTCTCTGACCCCCGGACTGCTGGGCTGGCTATCGGCGCTCTCTTTG GCGCGGGCGTGTTTGTGACCACAGTGGTGGCCGGCGGGATCGCCCTGCTCAAGCCCTTCACGGTGGCCTCCAGGCCATTCCTCAGGGATGCTGTCTTCTACATGGTGGCCGTGTTCCTGACCTTCACAATGCTGTACTTCCGGAGGATCACCCTGGCGGGGGCGCTGA GCTACCTCGGGCTGTACCTCTTCTACGTTCTGACAGTTGTGATCTGCACCTGGATTCACAGGAGACAGCGTGGGGAAGGGTTGTCCCCTACTGGCTCTAGCCAGCCAG AGCATATGTCCTACCCGGAAGATGAGGAGTCCCCCTCCTCCAGCGTTCACAGTGGGGAGTACG AGGAGGAATACCGGCCCCTGCTCCCCTCCGAGGAGGGGACACTACAGATCCTGACCAAGTCCATGAACCCTCTGGATCGCAGGAAGTGGAGGAGGAAATCCTGCTACTGGAGATTCCTCAAGGTTTTCAAG ATGCCAGTGGAGTTTGTGATGCTGCTCACGGTGCCTGTGGTGGATCCCGATCAGGAGGACCACAACTGGAAGAGACCTCTCAACTGCCTGCACCTGATCACCAGCCCTTTGGTCTGCATCCTCACATTGAAATCTGGAGCCT ATGGGCTGTATAAAATCCAGGGAGTCTTCCCAGTCTGGGGCCTGGGACTCCTGATTGGTGCTTTCCTGGCTGCTACTGTCTTCTGCACTACAAAGAATGAGGAACCGCCCAAGTATCACTGT GTGTTCGCCTTCCTGGGTTTCTTGGCCAGTGCTCTGTGGATTAACGCAGTCGCCACAGAGGTGGTCAATGTCCTGCGGACCTTAGGTGTGGTCTTCCAGCTGAGCAACACCGTGCTGGGCCTgacgctgctggcctgggggaaCAGCATTGGCG ACACTTTCTCGGACCTCACCATGGCAAGGCATGGATACCCCCGCATGGCCTTCTCCGCTTGCTTTGGGGGCATCATCTTCA ACATGCTGGTGGGAGTGGGACTGGGCTGTGTGCTGCAGATGACAAGCGGCCATCTGGTGGTACAG CTGGAGCTGGATGGTCTTCTGGTCTGGATTCTGGCTGGAGCACTGGGGCTGAGCCTGGTGTTTTCCTTCATATTAGTGCCAGCTCAGTGCTTCCAGCTGGGCCGAGGGTACGGTGTCTGCCTCCTCCTCTACTACGTGGCCTTCCTCACGGTAGCTTTGCTGACAGAGTTCAAGGTGATCCGGCTCACCACCCTCTGA
- the SLC8B1 gene encoding mitochondrial sodium/calcium exchanger protein isoform X3, whose translation MALWPVSGRAFCILRVLWMLSCGAGTSGADAGSPRSRDVGSRMPPLLEIRRESDGIQGAQHQGRPVDCWEVRSQNSSEWCHFIQTNPDCQMDSGFLNYLDGIFCVFPSALLPLVVTLYALWLLYLFLILGVTAEKFFCPNLSAISTNLRLAHNVAGVTFLAFGNGAPDVFSAVVAFSDPRTAGLAIGALFGAGVFVTTVVAGGIALLKPFTVASRPFLRDAVFYMVAVFLTFTMLYFRRITLAGALKHMSYPEDEESPSSSVHSGEYEEEYRPLLPSEEGTLQILTKSMNPLDRRKWRRKSCYWRFLKVFKMPVEFVMLLTVPVVDPDQEDHNWKRPLNCLHLITSPLVCILTLKSGAYGLYKIQGVFPVWGLGLLIGAFLAATVFCTTKNEEPPKYHCVFAFLGFLASALWINAVATEVVNVLRTLGVVFQLSNTVLGLTLLAWGNSIGDTFSDLTMARHGYPRMAFSACFGGIIFNMLVGVGLGCVLQMTSGHLVVQVGLALIDSELPCVPGVGLPCFSSPARMHWLHTTSVHATALATMVGNGHAEFSRVAVHWGEHPLLYGGAVGADTAERGGRDHFHI comes from the exons ATGGCCCTGTGGCCTGTGAGTGGGAGGGCTTTCTGCATTCTGCGTGTGCTTTGGATGCTGAGCTGTGGTGCTGGTACTTCAGGAGCTGATGCTGGATCACCACGATCACGGGATGTTGGGAGCCGAATGCCCCCCCTATTGGAAATCAGGAGGGAGTCTGATGGCATCCAGGGTGCCCAGCACCAGGGCAGGCCTGTAGAT TGCTGGGAAGTGCGGAGCCAGAACAGCTCCGAGTGGTGCCACTTCATCCAGACCAACCCGGACTGCCAAATGGACAGTGGCTTCCTCAACTACCTGGATGGGATCTTCTGCGTCTTCCCCTCGGCGCTGCTGCCACTGGTGGTGACCTTATAC GCGCTCTGGCTGCTGTATCTGTTCCTCATCCTCGGAGTGACAGCTGAGAAGTT CTTTTGCCCCAACTTATCTGCAATCTCCACCAATCTGAGACTGGCCCACAACGTAGCA GGTGTCACCTTCCTGGCCTTTGGGAATGGCGCACCTGATGTCTTCAGTGCTGTGGTGGCTTTCTCTGACCCCCGGACTGCTGGGCTGGCTATCGGCGCTCTCTTTG GCGCGGGCGTGTTTGTGACCACAGTGGTGGCCGGCGGGATCGCCCTGCTCAAGCCCTTCACGGTGGCCTCCAGGCCATTCCTCAGGGATGCTGTCTTCTACATGGTGGCCGTGTTCCTGACCTTCACAATGCTGTACTTCCGGAGGATCACCCTGGCGGGGGCGCTGA AGCATATGTCCTACCCGGAAGATGAGGAGTCCCCCTCCTCCAGCGTTCACAGTGGGGAGTACG AGGAGGAATACCGGCCCCTGCTCCCCTCCGAGGAGGGGACACTACAGATCCTGACCAAGTCCATGAACCCTCTGGATCGCAGGAAGTGGAGGAGGAAATCCTGCTACTGGAGATTCCTCAAGGTTTTCAAG ATGCCAGTGGAGTTTGTGATGCTGCTCACGGTGCCTGTGGTGGATCCCGATCAGGAGGACCACAACTGGAAGAGACCTCTCAACTGCCTGCACCTGATCACCAGCCCTTTGGTCTGCATCCTCACATTGAAATCTGGAGCCT ATGGGCTGTATAAAATCCAGGGAGTCTTCCCAGTCTGGGGCCTGGGACTCCTGATTGGTGCTTTCCTGGCTGCTACTGTCTTCTGCACTACAAAGAATGAGGAACCGCCCAAGTATCACTGT GTGTTCGCCTTCCTGGGTTTCTTGGCCAGTGCTCTGTGGATTAACGCAGTCGCCACAGAGGTGGTCAATGTCCTGCGGACCTTAGGTGTGGTCTTCCAGCTGAGCAACACCGTGCTGGGCCTgacgctgctggcctgggggaaCAGCATTGGCG ACACTTTCTCGGACCTCACCATGGCAAGGCATGGATACCCCCGCATGGCCTTCTCCGCTTGCTTTGGGGGCATCATCTTCA ACATGCTGGTGGGAGTGGGACTGGGCTGTGTGCTGCAGATGACAAGCGGCCATCTGGTGGTACAGGTAGGGCTGGCTCTCATTGACTCCGAGCTCCCCTGTGTGCCGGGAGTGGGCTTGCCTTGTTTCTCCTCTCCTGCTCGGATGCACTGGCTTCACACAACCAGTGTCCATGCTACAGCTTTGGCTACCATGGTGGGAAATGGTCACGCTGAATTTTCCCGTGTAGCCGTACACTGGGGTGAACACCCATTGCTTTatgggggagctgtgggtgcagacacagctgagagaggagggagagaccATTTCCACATTTAG
- the SLC8B1 gene encoding mitochondrial sodium/calcium exchanger protein isoform X1 — MALWPVSGRAFCILRVLWMLSCGAGTSGADAGSPRSRDVGSRMPPLLEIRRESDGIQGAQHQGRPVDCWEVRSQNSSEWCHFIQTNPDCQMDSGFLNYLDGIFCVFPSALLPLVVTLYALWLLYLFLILGVTAEKFFCPNLSAISTNLRLAHNVAGVTFLAFGNGAPDVFSAVVAFSDPRTAGLAIGALFGAGVFVTTVVAGGIALLKPFTVASRPFLRDAVFYMVAVFLTFTMLYFRRITLAGALSYLGLYLFYVLTVVICTWIHRRQRGEGLSPTGSSQPEHMSYPEDEESPSSSVHSGEYEEEYRPLLPSEEGTLQILTKSMNPLDRRKWRRKSCYWRFLKVFKMPVEFVMLLTVPVVDPDQEDHNWKRPLNCLHLITSPLVCILTLKSGAYGLYKIQGVFPVWGLGLLIGAFLAATVFCTTKNEEPPKYHCVFAFLGFLASALWINAVATEVVNVLRTLGVVFQLSNTVLGLTLLAWGNSIGDTFSDLTMARHGYPRMAFSACFGGIIFNMLVGVGLGCVLQMTSGHLVVQVGLALIDSELPCVPGVGLPCFSSPARMHWLHTTSVHATALATMVGNGHAEFSRVAVHWGEHPLLYGGAVGADTAERGGRDHFHI, encoded by the exons ATGGCCCTGTGGCCTGTGAGTGGGAGGGCTTTCTGCATTCTGCGTGTGCTTTGGATGCTGAGCTGTGGTGCTGGTACTTCAGGAGCTGATGCTGGATCACCACGATCACGGGATGTTGGGAGCCGAATGCCCCCCCTATTGGAAATCAGGAGGGAGTCTGATGGCATCCAGGGTGCCCAGCACCAGGGCAGGCCTGTAGAT TGCTGGGAAGTGCGGAGCCAGAACAGCTCCGAGTGGTGCCACTTCATCCAGACCAACCCGGACTGCCAAATGGACAGTGGCTTCCTCAACTACCTGGATGGGATCTTCTGCGTCTTCCCCTCGGCGCTGCTGCCACTGGTGGTGACCTTATAC GCGCTCTGGCTGCTGTATCTGTTCCTCATCCTCGGAGTGACAGCTGAGAAGTT CTTTTGCCCCAACTTATCTGCAATCTCCACCAATCTGAGACTGGCCCACAACGTAGCA GGTGTCACCTTCCTGGCCTTTGGGAATGGCGCACCTGATGTCTTCAGTGCTGTGGTGGCTTTCTCTGACCCCCGGACTGCTGGGCTGGCTATCGGCGCTCTCTTTG GCGCGGGCGTGTTTGTGACCACAGTGGTGGCCGGCGGGATCGCCCTGCTCAAGCCCTTCACGGTGGCCTCCAGGCCATTCCTCAGGGATGCTGTCTTCTACATGGTGGCCGTGTTCCTGACCTTCACAATGCTGTACTTCCGGAGGATCACCCTGGCGGGGGCGCTGA GCTACCTCGGGCTGTACCTCTTCTACGTTCTGACAGTTGTGATCTGCACCTGGATTCACAGGAGACAGCGTGGGGAAGGGTTGTCCCCTACTGGCTCTAGCCAGCCAG AGCATATGTCCTACCCGGAAGATGAGGAGTCCCCCTCCTCCAGCGTTCACAGTGGGGAGTACG AGGAGGAATACCGGCCCCTGCTCCCCTCCGAGGAGGGGACACTACAGATCCTGACCAAGTCCATGAACCCTCTGGATCGCAGGAAGTGGAGGAGGAAATCCTGCTACTGGAGATTCCTCAAGGTTTTCAAG ATGCCAGTGGAGTTTGTGATGCTGCTCACGGTGCCTGTGGTGGATCCCGATCAGGAGGACCACAACTGGAAGAGACCTCTCAACTGCCTGCACCTGATCACCAGCCCTTTGGTCTGCATCCTCACATTGAAATCTGGAGCCT ATGGGCTGTATAAAATCCAGGGAGTCTTCCCAGTCTGGGGCCTGGGACTCCTGATTGGTGCTTTCCTGGCTGCTACTGTCTTCTGCACTACAAAGAATGAGGAACCGCCCAAGTATCACTGT GTGTTCGCCTTCCTGGGTTTCTTGGCCAGTGCTCTGTGGATTAACGCAGTCGCCACAGAGGTGGTCAATGTCCTGCGGACCTTAGGTGTGGTCTTCCAGCTGAGCAACACCGTGCTGGGCCTgacgctgctggcctgggggaaCAGCATTGGCG ACACTTTCTCGGACCTCACCATGGCAAGGCATGGATACCCCCGCATGGCCTTCTCCGCTTGCTTTGGGGGCATCATCTTCA ACATGCTGGTGGGAGTGGGACTGGGCTGTGTGCTGCAGATGACAAGCGGCCATCTGGTGGTACAGGTAGGGCTGGCTCTCATTGACTCCGAGCTCCCCTGTGTGCCGGGAGTGGGCTTGCCTTGTTTCTCCTCTCCTGCTCGGATGCACTGGCTTCACACAACCAGTGTCCATGCTACAGCTTTGGCTACCATGGTGGGAAATGGTCACGCTGAATTTTCCCGTGTAGCCGTACACTGGGGTGAACACCCATTGCTTTatgggggagctgtgggtgcagacacagctgagagaggagggagagaccATTTCCACATTTAG